The following is a genomic window from Calliphora vicina chromosome 5, idCalVici1.1, whole genome shotgun sequence.
aataactaaaagttgttactagttagtaacaattgttactggaaaagcgttcattaactcaaaaacttgcaagtagagaaaaaatcaagagcgtttaaattttagagagtgttctctcgttgcaaactattacaagttctattttgaactcgtaatagttagcagcttatattttatatgttttgtgttattgtttatttatttaaaattttatttttgtggtgaaaaaatgtcaaaacaaaagaattttcaataaaattaaagaaaatggcagtatttatacattttaaaggaataaaataagaaaattgtgtgtataaaacaattgttactggaaaaacgttcatttactttttactatttttgagaaattaagagagtaattttgtaaattttgattttattctctcgttgcaagtatttactgggaaagtaaatgaacagaccttatatctggattattaagtcattaatatagacaatatggatatctaatggtacatatttcaaaatccattgcaacaatgtatataaggaaaaatattttttaacccgattttttttttcaccaaaaaaatttttttcccataaAATTATTACCATAaagtaacatttattttttttttaaatttaaaaaaaataatttggaaaaaaattaaaaaaacaaatttcaaataatttttctttttaaatttttttaaacaaaattttaattttgtttacctaaaaatatttaaaatttgtattttaaagtataatttggtgaagccgaatatagctctcttacttgttgttttaATCACgttagattttaaaaatatgtcaaatattAGCTTTCCTAAAACGTTTTTCGGTCAAAATTGTCGCCGAAAATAAGTATGtacatgaacaaaattttaaaacttaaaaaaaaaataaataaaaattaaaaaaaataaaaaaaatagcaaaagatctgaaggttcatcgtctAATTgctttcaaaagccattaaacagtataaggaagaaaaaaggtctaacagatattggtaaggcaaaagaagtcgaatAGCTCTTTCCAAGAGTACCCAACACTTcaatcagaaaagcagctcgttaagttaaatgctctgattcttttgtgctcagagccaaagctaatgctgggttgaagtcgtataatgttcattacaaaataaaagtttaaagtgactacactctagattacttagggacactaaagtgacaattgaattCCCGCTAGGTTCaatgggatgtcagtatacttaagcaaatagaaaataaactgtatgagaattatgtcaacacaatttatataaaacaaggtTGTATGAATTactcatcaaaaaatttagtacacaattaacgtttaaagcagcgaaatgcaatgagctctcaaatgagctctcttgtttttattttcacatgtacgcaagcacacacattgtataaaaacagtcagtctcgcatgagcattgatataagcaggttgtgttacgcttttatgcttgtttatttcattatttcagctatttgtttttgtttttgccagagaataattctcaactcatacaactacaatatctaaaaactgtagtggtgtgagtttgcatttcgctggtttaaagtgactacactctagattacttagagacacttaagtgaccaTTGTCTTCACTCTAGATTACAtgagatgtataaagtaaccaattgacttctctctgcactacaaagagcacatacgctAATCCTgtatataagggatacattgattacttgcttaactgcttgGAGATTATGCTTACAAGAGATTTTATGTTTTGACATTAAACCAAACTGtctaacaatattttcattgaaGATGCTTTTAATTCcaactttctataaaaaatgggTGTAGCATATACGCCCACTATATAAAATGTTActctttaaaatttgaatttttgtccCGCTTTATGTTTCGGCTTTAAACCTTCAATCTGGCCGCACAAGTTGTAATATTTCattgtttgctttttttacagtgaacattaaatttaaaaaaataacattaaactgTTGCATAATGCTCTGTTGTAACAACAATAACTAAATAACAAACCGTCGGCAATAAGTGGAAAGTGTGTTTGTTGTCTGTTGGTCTTACTCACTAGTAATTGGCACTCCATCAGTTTGCTGTTGCTGCGTCAGAGGTGGCTGAGGTTGCTGCTGTTGATTCGTTGGCAATGGAAAATTTGCTTGTTCGACTATAACCGGTAACTGATGATGATTTATATGGGGACTGTAGTGGGAACTGGTAGGATAATTTATATCGGTTGCATTGGGCGTCCAACCTATAGGTGCTGACGGTGAGCCATCTCTAGTGGCCACATCATAGGTGGGTGGCGGTTCTACGGGTAAACCCATGGCAGCAGCTGCTGAGCTGCGCTGATCGTTAGGCATTGAGTTGGGATCGGGGTAAAGCATGGCATGTTTTTGATCCATATTTGTAGAAGGGATTGAACAAATAGCACTATTTATTGTGTATActatatttaaacttaattagcgttcttgtatttattattaatgtattttgtttacgttttaatagttttttttttgtttttattttgttttgcagTATTAAATGAAACGATCTAATCACAGACACTGTATATTAACAACTAAAGACACAAAGTTcgagtttttgttttcaatgctggcttgttttttgttgtattttgtcTTGCGTTTGGCATTTGCTTTTATTTAGTGTCTTTTTGCTGTATTTGTTGGATATTCAGTGATTTCacgagtatttttttattttttatttttgttattattgttgtctgAATATAGTGACGTATAGATCAAGTTTGAGCATTTCATACGCTTAAAAAGCAAATAACTctggttttatttattgttttgttttcatacgATTTGCGTGGTTTTCAGTTATCTGTCTGTATCTGTAGCTgtgtttgttttgaattttgtgtatttgtgtTAAAAAGTATCTGCATTGTAGCGTGATTTAATGTTGCCAGATGAGAAATAAATCAGTAATTTCTTATGGGCTCCAAATACCTTCCATAGATTGCCTTTAAAACTACAGTCATTGCACACATTTTTGCTATATTAAATTTCGATTACTTTAGTTTAGCAATCTGACTAAATTGTTTATGATTGCTGATTTACAGTTgctgacaatacaatggaaacttttcctaatattcaattaaagacaaagcgtcatatgcgggaagttttgcgttacttctataatttgaaaaagagtgccgccgattgctcaccgaagcttattgTGAACGTGTTCtatcggtttcaaagtgcgagaaatggtttgttcggttcagaagtggtgtttttgtcacggaagacaaagatcgtccaccagccaaaaaagtttgaagacaaataatgcctccaattcttggccttcaaactttttttccatgaagattgttgtcaaactcaacaagagtttcgcaaaatcattggaagctactcaagcagtaatttaaAAACGCAGGATTCATCCAACAGCAgagaaattggttaccataagaattgaagccgagagatcttgaaagacgattttgcatgtccgaattaatgtttgaacgctattaaataacataatttttgcaccgaatcattacttgcgatgaaaaatggatccattacgataacccgaagcctaAGAGATCGTAGTTGAAtcccagccaaccagccgaatcgacatcaaagccaaatatccatggcgctaaggtaattctctgtatttagtgAAAGAAAATCTGGTCAAAATTTAACGCTTAGTTAGACCAATGTAGAGAGAACTATGGGCAGGCATGGGCTAGGACGACTAAcggaaaatggaaaaatgtttCTGCACAACTGTATGACTAATAATCTTGTCATTGGTGCAGTTCTTTAATAGATGTGGTTGTTGTctgttcgaataaaaataaccgCCATCAAGACGAACAACGCTGTATCACAGAGAAGATTCAATGTGGCAAAGTTGAAAAACGCAGAAATCGCAAACCTATTCACTAACGAATTAATAGAATACGCCTCAAGTAGCAGTGAAACACTAACATGGCCGGATGTCAGGGAAGTTTTCACTAAGACAGCAGACAAAAATCTGGGGTTCAAAACTACTACTAGAAAATAATGGATTAGCGGTGTTACATGAATAAAGTCAGACAACAGGAACTATCCAACCGCCTTAATTCTGAGGTAACACGCAGTGCTCGGAGAGGTAAACGCAAATGGGTTAACAACATAGCAAATGAACTTCAAGCAGCGGCTGAAACCTATAGTGTAAGGGTACAGGTCCCTTACACTATAGGTTTCAGCCGCTTTATGTCTCTAAACATgctgataaacaaaaaaatcatcgaCAGGAAAGGCTTTAAAAAACGATGTGGGAGAACTGAAAACATCAAAATCTCAACAAGTTACACTATAGGGAAGCTTTTTTATGCTATCAACATCTCCTGGTTTGGATAATATATCTCCAGAACTGTTTACATCCGACCGAATAACCAGTGCACGACTGCTGGAACCCATTATTAAAGCAATTTGGGCTCATGAATCTTTGCCTGCCAATCTGTCTGATGGAGTCATCATAAATCTTCCAAAAAAGGTGATTTGACCTGTACGAGAATGCCACTTGTCGTGTGTTACATTAAAAACAGCTGAGCAACAAGATCGTAGTGAAAACTAGAGTTAGACAAGGCTGTGTTTTATCAACTCATCTTTTTAACTGCGTCCTCGATGTTATAATGCAGAAGTCTACAAGCCATCAGAAGATAGGTATTATGTAAAGCTTACAAGGACGTTTGGAGTACTCGGATTATGCCGATGACATAcagagagcctcaaaagtgtgtaaacaccaaaaattatttgattttttttaaggtaatgaaaatcctaaaatctaatcaaatgattttaatttaaatgtttcggtttgttggatattgggttgaataatagattcggttctgaaaaaagatttcagtcggactataatgattttcatggccttaaaaaaccaaaaatatctctggtgtttactcatttttgaggctgtgtgtatgtcTACTTAGTCACTCATTCTCAGAGATGCAGTCAAAAATTTCCACTATCAGTGAGAGTGGTTGGGCTGAAAATAAATATACCCAAAACAAAATCGCTCCGGATCAATTGTAACACAGATCGACGTTTCTTCGTATTCGACCAAGATATTGAAGATGTAAAGTTCTTCTGCTACCTGGGATATATCCAGTCGCATTAATAAGTCACGAAGTGGAAATCATCTAATATTTCTAAACGAACCAACATCAAATTATTTAACTCCAACATAAAATCTACTCTGTTGAATGGATGTGACACCTACAACATGGCATCACAAATTACGGATTTTCTGGCCTGTAACAATATTCAACAATCAACTTTGGGCAAACCAGCAGCATATTAGAATGGAAATGGAGTTGGATAAGTCACATCCTCCAGACGATGACATTGCCAAGAAATGTATAGACTGGAACCTTCAGGGAAACAGACGAGTTGGTGGACCAGCTCATACCAGGAAGCGACAACTAACAACAGAGCTTTCGAGTTTGCGGGTGAAGTGGAACGAAGTCAAGCATCGAGCAAACGATCATTGTCATTCTCTTACAACCACATCTAATAAAGCATCCTCAGTGGTTTAATTTTGAGTAAGTATTTTGCGATCTACCTTTTTCCATAGGATTTCTATGGAAATAAGATCTGGCGCAGGCCAATTCAAAATACACATCTTATTGGTTTCTAACTCAGCTACTAACATAGAGGTTCGTTATTCGAAAAACGACCTtactatatacccttcaccttaggGATGAACTTTgacaatttgcatttttttctgATTAGAATTTGTAATTTGAATACATCAGATTtgattgctttaaaaaaatatttctagtgATAAGAAAACAGAatctttgtaataaaaaaatctgcTTCGTCACAGcattatttgactttttttgttgACAAATGTATAAAACATTCCCAGCAAATAATGTTTGCTGCAAAACACATGGAATTGCAATAACTAAGGTAATACCTaacataattattaattaaataaacaaattatttaaaacatttaaattcatgTTCATTCtcatatttattcaaatgtaacaaataaaaattattgaaatattgtaGTTATTTGTTTTCGATCAATATCAATGATTCTACATAAATACTATTTTCCCCATATAACCCAATTCTCATCTTATAATAACCCTCCATCATGACACTGGGTAAATTATCCGTTGCTATATCACATTTATTCAATTCAATCTTACGTTTTGTTAGCGGCGGTTCAAACTCATCCACAAAGTATGGCGCATTAACGCTACAGTTCTGTATGGAGTACATGAAAATATCTTTATAGAAAGTGTTCATGGCATTTGATAAAGTAATATTGTCAATTGACATGGGTAATTTGAAAAAGGGTCCAGCTCTAAATTTACTCTTCTCGACATTAACACCAACACTATAGTCATCGTATATATCCGATTTAAAATGTAGGAAACCGCTAAAACCGGGTTTTCTCAACTCACGGAACTTCATATAATTTGGAGCTAAATGAGAGTGATTAATTGGAAATAAGTGCTTTAGGATTCAGAGAAATGAAAGATCCTATTTAGTGAATGGACACATTTTTGCTATATTAAACTACCGTTACTTCAGTCTAGCATTCTGACTAAATTGTTTAAGATTGCTGATTTACATGGAAACTTTTcctaatattcaattaataaccCTTAACGAGGTTGGCGTAGGCGTTCTTTGTTCATTATtatgtcaatcgatttgtattgtattgtttcgccaggcagtttcaattgtatttgcatATTGAGCTTGTTAACttcataatttgttggtgcctaacatgttcccacagccaatccgaatttttgtagttggttgtaagacttaggaatactttgtcgacaacggcttcaatataaatttgcatTTGGGGATCAATAGGAATTTATCCATTTCCGATATCCAACAATTGTTTTAAGAATGTTTCGGCAGAAGGGTATTGCAGCAAATGCACACGCATGTTCGTTGATAGGGTTCGGCTTTTGTAGCttcatttccagtgaaataaatttgaaggaactacatttggccttgaactttaaaggtgggcatgaagctgacgtcatttgaaagcatgagttgtacttttggatatttttaagTGTTTGGAAATAGGATTGGCGTCCAAAATGTAACGTAGAAGCAGCTCAGGCGGCTCTATAACTGGTGGCAGAAcaactttaccgttcgaacagcacaaTCCAGGagattccttagggaacttgAAAATGTAAGCAATGTTTGTGCTTTGTAATGTAAGCAATGTTTGTTCTTTGCGCCAATCAGTACGTCCTTGTGATTCCTTTAGAcatcatacttattgtaatGAAATGCTGCAAACTTTAGATTGATTCGTTCTCTTGCTATTGAGGTCTTTCGatatgctgttgaggtgtttctgcagcactcgatgaagatgcactgTGACGCATTTTCTGCAGCCGTTTTCTTCCCGTTTTTGCgactcaataaaaataaaatcgttcatttgcgaccccacaaagtatacatatatattctggatcgttatagatagcgaagtcgatatagccatatccgCCTGTCcgttgtatgttgaaatcaactttccggcTCGGCtgccatttaaaatcgacaaaaataactgagatataatggggacaacctcgatttttggcctaattttgatctatatctggattactaagtcattaatatagacaatatatccatattgtctatattaatgaccatATTgtctatctaatgatagatatttcaaagacctttgcaacgacgtatataagaccttagtaagttgaacctacaattggtcaaaatcggaaaaaatttacaaaaaattaaaaaaaactttggaaaaaaaataaatttggtttacctaaaaatatttaaaagttttattttcaagtataatttggtgaagggtatataagattcggcacagccgaatatagctttcttactttttttgcaaTCTATTCCATTCCATAGGCGTAAAAATGTAATCAAACTGCAGGTCTCATTGAAGAtaattcgattaaatttggtacatgctTGTATAAAGGACGAAACCTATTGAATTTGGGTATaaacggtccattatttctcctagccatCATATGTTCTTCTGAAATAGGATAGGTATCCACACAGATTTCGGCAGacgtaagttttatataaaaataaatcaattttgtgtggatatttagtaatagctcccatatactgTCCACTTCTTAAAACAACATTAGCAAGCATAAGTGTcttcaaaatgttggtatccaaatgaaattcaatagaaataagtTTCTTATATACATAAGTAAAGCTACCTAATATAATAACGATTGGTCCGAAATTAGTAATAGACCTATATAaggcctacttccgaaaatcactttaacgaccACAAAAATCATTCTACTTACTGCATCACAGCGACAATCAATCGTCtccttgttaaatattttgcaatgcTCTTATAATCGCATCTATTAAAGCTTCCTTCGTGGTATAACAGTGATGAGATTTGAACATATATATTTAGTGCCAAAATGGGTTCAAAAGTGCCAAAACtacttttcacaaaataaacCGAATTTGTATCcctttttaacacaattttttatactatttgtttaaaattaatggtaatttaatataaacatactTCGTTATTTGCTATTAGGCTCATTGAATTCGTATTTGCAAATAGCATAATGTGATTATGATGGCCTCAGGCAGGGTTGTGACTAGAAGATTGgagattaaattaagtttaatctGCGGATGTTTTGGTTAGTCGATTATTTTATTAAGGAATTCCTcaagattaaaattttaattctgatCAAAATTTATCTGGTCGGATTGATAAATTTTAGGAGCCGTTCATTCAATtagtttaagttaaatttaGCAAATTTTACTATGAATAAATTACGAAACGTGCGGTGAAAAAAGTCCCCAAGAGAAATCCAAATTCGACAACACCACCACAGACATCGTCTTCGGACAATGAAAGAGATTGTCCCATAATCATAGGCAaacataaagtatattttaaagaattaaactcgactttatttaagagtggacttttggtctatcatagacaagttataCTTCTGACATTATATTCGACTCTAAATAAAAAACTagttgaatttgtttttaactcgGTTAACAagagcatcagctgttcttcgccaagtaaaaaagttcggcaaaaagtaaaaaatgtttaagttaaaaaatattgggaAAGATTTGATGACTCGATTTGAATAAGAAATTCTATTTTGTATTGCAAAAAGTACTGGTATCGGTCAAAGCAtcgttatttttgaaataagaaaataaaacttgaacatttttaatatctattttcgaaattaattccaaaaaactatttttattttgatttattttgaataGTATAGAAAGTGCCAAAGTAGTATCCcagcaaaaaatgtttgctgaAAAACACATAGAATTAACTAAGCTAATAcctaaagaaattatttaaattcatatttcgtcccctcaataaaacaatagtgtataagcatatacaccaaattctacttccacaaagtgggccAAAGtccaattgaaatattacttttgttttagatgtctactaacacaaaaattttaaactcaattatttcgaaatggtaaaaaaattatacactattgttttattaaggggacgatttATTCtcatatttattcaaatttaacaaacgaaaattatttaaatagttttatttattctcGATCAATATCAATGATTCTACATAAGCACTATGTTCCCCATAAAACCCAATTCGCATCTTATAATAACCCTCCATCATGACACTGGGCAAATTATCCGTTGCTATATCACATTTATTCGATACAATCTTACGTTTTGTCAGCGGCTGTTCAAACTCATTCTCAAAGTATGGCGCATTAACGTTACAATTCTGTACAGTGGGCATCAAAATATCTTTATAGTAAGTATTCATGGCATTTGATAAAGTAATATTATCAATTGACATGggtaatttaaaaaagggtccagCTCTAAATTTACTCTTCTCCAAATGCGCTCCAACACTATAATCATCGTACATATCCGATTTGAAATGTAGGAAACCGCTAAAACCATATTTGCCACGACTGATACGTTCCACATTGAAGTTTAAATCGATCCAATCAGTATTTGATGATTTACTGGACATTTCTAGAATATCATAGGTCCATTTTtgctagaaaaaaattataaattgtaatGAATATAAATATAGGTATATATGTAGTTAGTTCTAAACCCACGTTTGGTCCTGCATATATTGAATAAAACAATTGGATGAGCAGCACCCAGAATTTTAATATCTCAATCAACTGCATTTCACTAGACTGGTTcaatattaattgttttatgtatttatatatgcataaatattttttattaatcgaTGTTCGGAATACATAGTTAACAGATTGTGAATATAATCGGTGATTTAACAGTAAACAGGGCGAGTGTTAACGAggcttcgtttaaaaaataagatATAGATAACAGATAACAACGAACCAAAAAGTGCTTCACAAGTTATTATAATTCATGTTCTCTGTATCCCGACAACTAAGTACTCTAAAGTGATTTTTATCtatttgtaaaattgtaaaacataaaaactatatGCATGCAATGGACATTTACACAGGCATCGACATTTTTCTAGATTGCAGTCTTGGAATTAGATATTAGGTAATGCAGGTTTATCAGCAGGTCTTGCTTATGATACTGGATTTGAAAATAGCTATCTATTGTAAGCAGAGGTGTTGTGCAATTCGTGCTTATCGATCTAGTTTTGTTAATACATGAGCGTGACTTGAAGGTTCGCACGCCATTCACCGTTTGAATAAGTCGACTGGAACGGATACAAATAATGTATCAGAACTAAGCACTGAATTGACGCTGTCAGATTAACCTATAAGCCGGAAATTAAACACACATGATTCAGACTGATTGGGAATCTAAAAAGGGGACTTACAGGTACTTTTTTCCaactaatagtactttttagaatgagttagaattcacaaaaggtacctttagggtttttaatttcccgacctttttagattcccgggaatcgggaaattttttttctacattcccgggtacccggctattcccgaaatatataatgatactgtaaattaggaatattatagcgaaatttcatataaaaacttagtattataataattaaatatcagaacttcaaattaattaatacaatttgagtttaattcactaaaatcttaatccgcaATTAAAtgatgtcagcctttcattatattaatttaattaactttaaagttaattaataacagaatttattcaaactttgaatgataaaatttttgttaaatcaaatcatttacaaaattaattgaaaaaaattgtcttaagcctttttgtactagatttgaattgaagaaaaatgtaatcatttaataaatttttgaagctattttgttatggatttgaaaaagaaatttaaagaaattagaatgaatcaataagaaataaattctataaataatgaattcactttttaaattttcatacgaaaaaccccaaataaataataataagcggtctattattgccgagatataagcaaaaaactgtaaaaaacttttcactgttttttggtgaacaaaatagagttctaacttgttttctatgtattttcgtcaatttgtaccgggaattcccgggataaaaaccctagatACCTTCCACTTaatgtatttttggtttttctataataatggacccagaaaaattaaattaggcTTCCATGATGTTGACTGGGAATACAAAGTGTGGATTTTTATGgtagttttttatacccttcacctccgaccctataaagtatatatattctggattcttataaatagaggagtcgattaagccatgtccgtttatctgtccgtctgtctgttgaaatcaactttccgaagcccctaaataacctacataaacgattcatatatcaatatctccggaattcttccggcacggttgctatttaaaatcggtccacaaatggctgagatataaggaaaaaactaggacaacctcgatttttgacctatatctggattactaagtcattaatatagacaatatggatatctaatgatagatatttcaaagacgtttgcaacgacgtatataagaccatagtaagttggacctagtatgggtcaaaatcggaaaaaatattttttaacccgaatttttttccgctaaatattaaaaaaaaaatatcatttttttttcgctaaatattaaacaaattgaaacaaaaaaattacaattcgaaaaaacaaaattttccatcaaatttaaaaaacgactatggacaaaataaattttgtttacctaaaaatatttaaaatttttattttgaagtataaattggtgaaaggtatataagattcggtacaaccaaatatagctctcttacttgtttttattcaaaaaatacgTTTCGAATGAGCTAGAATCCACATTACAATGAATCAATAAACATGAAACTAGACACATGTTATTCTGAATGGGGTGGCGAAGCGAACCGGTTCTGCTAGTACTTCATATTTTTAtcgaa
Proteins encoded in this region:
- the LOC135961093 gene encoding lipopolysaccharide-induced tumor necrosis factor-alpha factor homolog; the encoded protein is MDQKHAMLYPDPNSMPNDQRSSAAAAMGLPVEPPPTYDVATRDGSPSAPIGWTPNATDINYPTSSHYSPHINHHQLPVIVEQANFPLPTNQQQQPQPPLTQQQQTDGVPITIQPSANLTSQLGPDPSTVTCPNCGASRTTRMSYTPNTKTHLSALILCLVGWCCCACIVPYCMNSCRTGNHYCSKCNAFLGAYNPGSQRRHRRR